DNA from Marinobacter sp. SS13-12:
GGGAAGGCCATTGATGGCCGAAGCAAAGACATCAGCAATCAGCCGATAAGGATAAATGATTGTAATATTCACATAACTCATCGTGCCGTCTCCGTAGGAGCTACGATGAGCAGATCCCCTCTAAACCGATCTTTATCCGCGTCAAGATCCAGACTACCGCCAAGGCTTTGCAGCTCTCGAATGATCAAAAGAAGCAGAGCGTTTCGGCGCAAAGTTTGTGGGTCCTGGTCGCCACACGGGTCAAGGATGCTGTCCCCGAAAGGAGCGCCAGCGTCGAATGACAGGGAAATTTTCTTTTCATAGTCCTGGTGCTGGAAATAACTGCCGCCGAGTCCTTCAGGGCATTCTTTGAGTAGCATCCACCAATAAAAAAGCGCTCTCCGGCCAGAGTCAGGCCACTCCGAGCCCAACGACATCAATGACTCAATCGTGGAAAGGAAATCTAGAGCAAGCTCCTGCTCCTGGGCTTTATCTACAAGCAACAAGTCAGACCAATCATAAGGTTGCGCCACTGACGATAGGTCTAAAATTTGAAAGAAGGTGGAGCAAACACTGGATCCGAAACCCAAAGCCTGGCAAATCTGGACAATATCTCGTTCACGCTCGCCGCGAATAGCAGCCCACCGCTCATTTGCCGCCAATACACGGCGCCTTTCCCGCTCAACTTCTTGCAAAAGCTTCGCATGGGATCGTTTCACAAACTCACGAACTTCGATGGGATCCCAAGGTTTCTCAAGGTAACCATCAATACCGGCTTCATTTATACAAACCCGCAGCGGTGCCACATCTGCAAAAGCGGTCATTACCAATCGGCGCATCCGCGAAAACTTTTGGCTCACTAATTTGAGCACTTCATCCCCTGTCATTCCCTGCATTCGCTGATCACTGATCAAAACATCAAAGTGTTCACCAGCCTCCAGCGCACTGATCAGCTCAGACCCGCTGCAGAATGTTTGGATCTGGAAATCCTCGCCAAACTCCCACCTAAAAGCGCGCAGCGTTCGAGGCTCATCGTCCACCAGGGCAACAGAGATCGGCAGTGCGGTCATAAAGCCGCCCCCTCCATCCGGGTTTCTGCCGTGGAAATCGCAGAAGCCTTCAACGTATCCTTGATTGCCTGCGAAAGCTCAGCCAAGTCAGTAATGCGAGTTATTCCAATACCATTTACCGCCGCTTTTATATCGCTAGCAGTCGGATTCTCCGTGAGCAGGATTCGATGCACAGGAGTTGGAAGCCAAGGGGGATTGGCCAACCATAGCCGAGAGGGCTCATGGAGAATGAGTACCGCTCCCACCGGTATTGGCGGCAGAGGATCGTCATAGCCGTGAAATATGATGATGTCGCCAGCAAGATGACGACTGATCACATCAGGTTGCCCTGAAATGCAGTGAATCACACACAGTCCTTGTGGTGTTGACGTTAGGTATAATCCTATTTTTCTGTATCGGCAGCGCTAAATCTGCTGACCAGTACCCATTTTAGCGATATGTCGTCCGGTTTTGTGGCTCCGTCCCCGGAAATGGTCCCCAAACTTTCGTATCTTTGCACGCAAAGGACTGTAATAGAAGGTTATAAAATGACAACGCAGACTCCCAGGGAGACGGGTATAAACGGTTTCAGGTGCTTGGCATTTAATGAAAATGCACCGGGCACACCCGTTGTTCTGATCCACGGCCTTCTTTGCTCCATCTATTTCTGGTGGCCCGCTCATCTGTCAGTGTTTGGCAATCGCCCCATCTTTATAATCGGTTTGCCTGGGCACTACCCATCGGCCGCGATCAGTCCATCATCAAGACTATCGGCAGACAGTCTTGCCGCCGCCGTAATTGAGCAAGTGAATTACCTTCTGGGCCCTACCGCACCGTTTATTCTTGTTGGGCACTCCACAGGCGCACACGCAGGAATCGCAGCAGCAGCAACGACTCCCGATCGCGTTCAAGGCCTTATATCCATTGGCGGTGCTGTTACCGGAAAAGAGGAAGGCGGCATTTATGCTGCCTTTCAATGGATGGCCAACAAGCTGGGCGCTTTCGGGCGTGCGCTTATTTCGCCGGCGTTACGAGCCAGTTCTCTAACGCTGGGCATTCACAAAATGTTCATCGGCGATGTACTGGCCGAGCCCAAGAAGATCGTCAAGAAACCCGAGTTCCAGGCCTACCTGCCCTACTACTTTCCCGCCCTTCGAAAAATTAGCGGCTCATCTATGGGGGTGTACTTCAGGGACCTGGCCAATATGGATCTGAGCGACATCATTCCGAGCATTCGCTGCCCGGTATTAGTAATGTGTGGAAACCGCGACCCGTATGTGGCTATCTGGCGCACCGAAGAGCTGGCATCGTTGTTTCCGAACAGCCGCATCGCTGTAATAGAAGGCAGCGGCCACATGCCAATGTTTGAAAACTGGCCTCAGTACCAAGCGGCCATAGAGACCTTCATGGCCAAGGCGGGCCGGAAAAATGATCAAGTCGCTTACGCGTAGCCTCGCTCAATTCAGCCCAGCTTTCGGCGACGTCTCGCACCTTAAGCATTATCGCCCCGCTTACAAACAAAAGAATTTAGCGGATCGGGCTTACCTGAACCGAATTGGCTGCCTAA
Protein-coding regions in this window:
- a CDS encoding response regulator, whose product is MTALPISVALVDDEPRTLRAFRWEFGEDFQIQTFCSGSELISALEAGEHFDVLISDQRMQGMTGDEVLKLVSQKFSRMRRLVMTAFADVAPLRVCINEAGIDGYLEKPWDPIEVREFVKRSHAKLLQEVERERRRVLAANERWAAIRGERERDIVQICQALGFGSSVCSTFFQILDLSSVAQPYDWSDLLLVDKAQEQELALDFLSTIESLMSLGSEWPDSGRRALFYWWMLLKECPEGLGGSYFQHQDYEKKISLSFDAGAPFGDSILDPCGDQDPQTLRRNALLLLIIRELQSLGGSLDLDADKDRFRGDLLIVAPTETAR
- a CDS encoding alpha/beta hydrolase; translated protein: MAFNENAPGTPVVLIHGLLCSIYFWWPAHLSVFGNRPIFIIGLPGHYPSAAISPSSRLSADSLAAAVIEQVNYLLGPTAPFILVGHSTGAHAGIAAAATTPDRVQGLISIGGAVTGKEEGGIYAAFQWMANKLGAFGRALISPALRASSLTLGIHKMFIGDVLAEPKKIVKKPEFQAYLPYYFPALRKISGSSMGVYFRDLANMDLSDIIPSIRCPVLVMCGNRDPYVAIWRTEELASLFPNSRIAVIEGSGHMPMFENWPQYQAAIETFMAKAGRKNDQVAYA